A portion of the Mycobacterium paraseoulense genome contains these proteins:
- a CDS encoding VOC family protein yields the protein MALNVEMITFDCSNPAQLAGWWAEQFGGTTQELLADEFTAVSLPEGPRLGFQKVPDPTPGKNRVHLDFGPADVDAEASRLTAAGATEVGRHNFGDNFRWVVLADPEGNVFCVVGQ from the coding sequence ATGGCGCTCAACGTGGAGATGATCACCTTCGACTGCAGCAATCCGGCGCAGCTGGCCGGCTGGTGGGCCGAGCAGTTCGGTGGTACGACGCAGGAATTGCTCGCCGACGAGTTCACCGCGGTGAGTTTGCCGGAGGGCCCTCGGCTCGGATTCCAGAAGGTGCCCGACCCTACGCCCGGGAAGAACCGCGTGCACCTCGACTTCGGCCCCGCCGACGTGGACGCCGAGGCGTCTCGGCTGACAGCCGCCGGGGCCACCGAGGTCGGCCGGCACAACTTCGGCGACAATTTCCGCTGGGTGGTGCTGGCCGACCCCGAGGGCAACGTCTTCTGCGTGGTCGGCCAATAG
- the purF gene encoding amidophosphoribosyltransferase, with amino-acid sequence MTVGEPEQDLNSPREECGVFGVWAPGEDVAKLTYYGLYALQHRGQEAAGIAVADGSQVLVFKDLGLVSQVFDEQTLAAMPGHVAIGHCRYSTTGDTTWENAQPVFRNTAAGTGVALGHNGNLVNTAELAALARDAGLIARRCPAPATTDSDILGALLAHGAADSTLEQAALDLLPTVRGAFCLTFMDENTLYACRDPHGVRPLSLGRLDRGWVVASETAALDIVGASFVRDIEPGELLAIDADGVRSTRFANPTPKGCVFEYVYLARPDSTIAGRSVHATRVEIGRRLARECPVDADLVIGVPESGTPAAVGYAQESGIPYGQGLMKNAYVGRTFIQPSQTIRQLGIRLKLNPLREVIRGKRLIVVDDSIVRGNTQRALLRMLREAGAVEVHVRIASPPVKWPCFYGIDFPSPAELIANAVQDKEEMLEAVRHAIGADSLGYISLRGLVAASEQPASRLCTACFDGRYPIELPEETALGKNVIEHMLTNAARGSGLEELTPDEVPIVR; translated from the coding sequence GTGACCGTCGGAGAACCCGAGCAGGACCTGAACTCGCCTCGTGAAGAGTGTGGTGTATTTGGGGTTTGGGCCCCGGGCGAGGATGTCGCAAAACTCACCTATTACGGCTTGTACGCCCTGCAGCATCGCGGGCAGGAGGCCGCCGGAATCGCCGTCGCCGATGGATCACAGGTTCTCGTCTTCAAGGACTTGGGCTTGGTCAGCCAGGTTTTCGACGAGCAGACGCTCGCCGCGATGCCGGGTCACGTCGCCATCGGGCATTGCCGCTACTCCACCACCGGCGACACGACGTGGGAGAACGCGCAGCCGGTGTTCCGCAACACCGCCGCCGGCACCGGTGTCGCGCTGGGGCACAACGGAAATCTGGTCAACACCGCCGAGCTTGCCGCACTCGCCCGTGACGCCGGGCTGATCGCTCGGCGCTGCCCCGCGCCGGCGACGACGGACTCCGACATCCTGGGCGCCCTGCTGGCCCACGGCGCGGCGGATTCCACCCTCGAGCAGGCGGCCCTGGATCTGTTGCCCACCGTGCGCGGCGCGTTCTGCCTGACCTTCATGGACGAGAACACGCTCTATGCATGCCGCGATCCCCACGGCGTAAGGCCGCTTTCGCTTGGCCGGCTGGATCGGGGCTGGGTGGTGGCCTCCGAAACGGCGGCCCTGGACATCGTCGGCGCATCGTTCGTGCGCGATATCGAGCCGGGCGAACTGCTGGCGATCGACGCCGACGGGGTGCGGTCCACGCGTTTTGCCAACCCGACGCCCAAGGGCTGCGTGTTCGAGTACGTCTACCTGGCGCGGCCGGACAGCACGATCGCCGGCCGGTCCGTGCACGCCACTCGGGTGGAGATCGGTCGCCGCCTGGCCCGTGAGTGCCCGGTCGACGCCGACCTGGTCATTGGAGTCCCGGAGTCGGGCACTCCCGCGGCGGTCGGATACGCGCAGGAGTCCGGCATTCCGTACGGGCAGGGCCTGATGAAGAACGCCTACGTCGGGCGGACCTTCATCCAACCGTCCCAGACCATCCGCCAGCTCGGTATCCGCCTGAAGCTCAACCCACTTCGCGAGGTCATCCGCGGCAAGCGGCTCATCGTCGTGGACGACTCGATCGTGCGCGGGAACACCCAGCGCGCGCTGCTGCGCATGCTGCGCGAGGCCGGTGCCGTCGAAGTCCACGTGCGGATCGCGTCGCCGCCGGTGAAATGGCCCTGCTTCTATGGCATCGACTTCCCGTCGCCGGCCGAGCTGATCGCCAACGCCGTACAGGACAAAGAGGAAATGCTCGAAGCGGTGCGGCACGCCATCGGCGCCGACTCCCTCGGCTACATCTCGCTGCGCGGCCTGGTCGCGGCGTCCGAACAACCCGCGTCGCGACTGTGCACAGCCTGCTTCGACGGACGGTATCCGATCGAGCTGCCCGAGGAGACGGCCTTGGGTAAGAACGTCATCGAGCACATGCTCACCAACGCCGCGCGCGGGTCCGGGCTCGAGGAGCTGACGCCCGACGAAGTCCCCATCGTCCGCTGA
- a CDS encoding sterol carrier family protein, translating into MAVRQKADPAKTRQAVLAVADWLRDESRPAPDRESLGTAVRLTARTLAAVAPGASVEVRIPPFVAVQCIAGPMHTRGTPPNVVETDPRTWLLLAAGLWAFPQARDAGAISLSGSRAGDIEHYLPLFDIS; encoded by the coding sequence ATGGCCGTCCGTCAAAAGGCCGATCCGGCGAAGACTCGGCAGGCGGTGTTGGCTGTCGCGGACTGGCTGCGCGACGAATCCCGGCCCGCGCCCGACCGCGAGAGCCTCGGCACCGCCGTCCGGCTCACCGCCCGCACGCTGGCCGCCGTGGCGCCCGGCGCCAGCGTCGAGGTGCGGATTCCGCCGTTCGTCGCGGTCCAGTGCATCGCGGGGCCAATGCACACCCGCGGCACGCCGCCCAACGTGGTGGAGACCGATCCGCGGACGTGGCTGCTGCTGGCTGCCGGACTGTGGGCGTTCCCGCAGGCGAGGGACGCCGGTGCGATAAGTCTCTCGGGCTCTCGAGCCGGTGACATCGAACACTACCTGCCCCTGTTCGATATCAGCTGA
- a CDS encoding Rv0804 family intramembrane glutamic endopeptidase translates to MGYSGLRRARAFCLAAGLVGWSFVGPRLPTAWRTTVQAGAAGLLVLATRAPLGLNPPRLWAGLRLGSAAGVAAVSAIAATTAVPLVRASMADREPPGSTPGWLLLQIPIGTVWSEEAAFRAALITAAADGFGTSGARLLQAASFGLSHIADARASGEPVVGTVLVTGLAGWLFGWLADRSGSVAAPMLAHLAINEAGAIAALSVRRHGLMV, encoded by the coding sequence ATGGGCTACAGCGGTTTACGCCGAGCGCGGGCGTTCTGTCTAGCCGCCGGCCTGGTCGGGTGGAGCTTCGTGGGCCCGCGGCTGCCCACGGCCTGGCGGACGACCGTGCAGGCCGGGGCGGCCGGCCTGCTGGTGCTTGCCACGCGTGCACCGCTGGGGCTAAATCCGCCGCGGCTGTGGGCGGGGCTGCGGCTGGGTTCGGCGGCCGGCGTGGCGGCGGTGAGCGCGATCGCCGCGACGACGGCGGTGCCGTTGGTGCGGGCGTCGATGGCCGACCGGGAGCCACCCGGCTCAACGCCCGGGTGGCTGCTGCTGCAGATCCCGATCGGAACCGTCTGGTCCGAGGAGGCCGCGTTCCGCGCGGCGCTGATCACCGCCGCCGCGGATGGGTTCGGCACCTCGGGCGCAAGGTTGTTGCAGGCGGCAAGCTTTGGGCTCTCCCACATCGCGGACGCACGCGCGTCGGGTGAGCCGGTGGTGGGCACCGTGCTGGTGACCGGCCTCGCCGGCTGGCTCTTCGGTTGGCTGGCGGACCGTTCGGGTAGCGTCGCCGCACCCATGCTCGCGCACTTGGCCATCAACGAGGCCGGCGCGATCGCCGCGCTCAGCGTGCGGCGTCACGGGTTGATGGTGTAG
- a CDS encoding M18 family aminopeptidase — MSASAAGLCDFIDASPSPFHVCATVAARLAAAGYTELGEGERWPGEPGRYFTVRAGSLVAWNSDGAEGPFRIVGAHTDSPNLRVKQHPDRLVAGWRVVALEPYGGAWLNSWLDRDLGISGRLSVRVGAGVEHRLVRIDDPILRVPQLAIHLAEDRKSLTLDPQRHVNAVWGVGAETKSFLEFVADRAGVAPTEVLAADLMTHDLTPSGAVGADADLLSAPRLDNQASCYAGMEALLAAEPRGFLPVLVLFDHEEVGSSSDHGAQSDLLGTVLERIVLAAGGTREDFLRRLPDSLLASADMAHATHPNYPERHEPGHLIEVNAGPVLKVHPNLRYATDSRTAAAFALACEQAGVALQRYEHRADLPCGSTIGPLASARTGIPTVDVGAAQLAMHSARELMGAHDVAAYSAAMEAFLSPKP; from the coding sequence ATGTCGGCCAGCGCCGCAGGCCTCTGCGATTTCATCGACGCTTCTCCGTCGCCGTTTCATGTCTGCGCGACGGTGGCCGCGCGGCTGGCTGCCGCCGGATACACCGAACTGGGCGAGGGTGAGCGCTGGCCGGGCGAACCGGGGCGCTACTTCACGGTGCGGGCCGGCTCGCTGGTCGCGTGGAACTCCGATGGGGCTGAGGGCCCGTTCCGGATCGTCGGGGCGCACACCGACAGCCCGAATCTGCGGGTCAAGCAGCATCCGGATCGGCTGGTCGCCGGCTGGCGGGTGGTCGCGCTGGAGCCGTACGGCGGAGCGTGGCTCAACTCTTGGCTGGACCGTGACCTCGGCATCAGTGGACGGTTGTCGGTGCGTGTCGGCGCCGGGGTCGAGCATCGGTTGGTCCGGATCGACGACCCGATCCTGCGGGTGCCGCAGCTGGCCATCCACCTGGCCGAGGACCGCAAATCGCTGACGCTCGACCCGCAGCGCCACGTCAACGCGGTCTGGGGCGTCGGCGCCGAAACGAAATCATTCCTCGAGTTCGTCGCCGACCGCGCCGGTGTCGCGCCGACCGAGGTGCTGGCCGCCGATTTGATGACCCATGACCTGACACCATCGGGGGCGGTCGGCGCCGACGCCGACCTCCTCAGCGCGCCCCGGCTGGACAACCAGGCCAGCTGCTATGCGGGGATGGAGGCTTTGTTGGCGGCTGAACCGCGGGGCTTCCTGCCGGTGTTGGTGCTCTTCGACCACGAGGAGGTTGGTTCGTCCTCGGACCACGGCGCCCAGTCCGACCTGCTGGGCACCGTCCTCGAGCGGATCGTGCTCGCGGCCGGCGGCACCCGGGAAGATTTCCTGCGCCGGCTGCCCGACTCGTTGCTGGCCTCGGCCGACATGGCGCACGCCACTCACCCCAACTATCCGGAGCGGCACGAGCCCGGCCACCTCATCGAGGTCAACGCCGGACCCGTGCTCAAGGTGCACCCCAACCTGCGTTACGCAACCGACTCACGTACGGCCGCGGCCTTCGCCCTGGCCTGCGAACAGGCCGGGGTCGCCTTGCAGCGGTACGAGCACCGCGCCGACCTGCCGTGCGGGTCGACGATCGGCCCGCTGGCGTCGGCCCGCACCGGGATCCCCACCGTCGACGTCGGTGCTGCGCAGCTGGCGATGCACTCCGCGCGCGAGCTGATGGGCGCGCACGACGTAGCCGCCTACTCAGCCGCGATGGAAGCGTTTCTTTCGCCCAAGCCCTAG
- a CDS encoding multicopper oxidase family protein → MADSSRRARDDPLRRRVRIGGITADMLTRSARGAVDHGNLPADRLCVASAAGRTLAFGSAGSDPMNRRGALRLGAAAAGIGFIGAGWPLAGALLGSAESGRLVSSQTRLPDRYQVPLPIPEQLTPVRTDADTDYYEITQQTTQLRILPELPTAAWTYNTSFPGPTIASRSGRRTIVRHRNALPVPVVVHLHGGHTPEDHDGYPTDFILPPTGQPGAEAMARKSIVGEREYVYPMNQRAATLWYHDHRMGYTGAAVWRGLAGFHLVHDDEEDALPLPRGRRDVPLMITDRAFAADGSFRYPSADGGGATGDYMNGVLGDVVLVNGAPWPVLSTDPARYRLRLLNASNARRYRLQLDPQPPGGSALVQIGSDGGLLARPVGHDFIDIAPAERFDVVVDFGRYEPGSKVRLLNRLGTESAGEVMRFDIEGADRSDDSAIPHRLSGSVPDVDPRGAVTTRTFVFRLGRKGVWTINDLSYQPGRSLARPKLGTTEIWRFITEFHHPIHLHLNSFRVISRNNRAPDRFDTGWKDTVDVRPAEAVEVLTRFTDYAGSYLLHCHNLEHEDMAMMADFLTVD, encoded by the coding sequence ATGGCCGATAGCAGTCGGCGCGCTCGTGACGATCCTCTTCGTCGCCGAGTTCGCATCGGGGGAATTACGGCTGACATGCTTACACGTTCCGCTCGGGGTGCTGTTGATCATGGGAATCTTCCAGCTGACCGCCTCTGTGTGGCGTCTGCCGCTGGCCGCACGCTCGCGTTCGGCAGCGCGGGAAGTGATCCGATGAATCGGCGCGGCGCGTTGCGGCTGGGTGCCGCCGCGGCGGGCATCGGTTTCATCGGTGCCGGCTGGCCGCTTGCCGGCGCACTGCTGGGCTCCGCAGAATCAGGACGGCTTGTCAGCAGTCAGACGAGGTTGCCCGATCGCTATCAAGTCCCATTGCCGATCCCGGAACAGCTGACGCCGGTTCGGACCGACGCGGACACCGACTACTACGAGATCACCCAGCAGACCACGCAATTGCGCATACTGCCCGAGCTGCCCACGGCGGCATGGACTTACAACACGAGCTTTCCCGGCCCCACCATTGCCTCGCGGTCCGGCCGACGCACCATCGTGCGGCACCGCAACGCCCTGCCCGTGCCGGTCGTGGTGCATCTGCACGGCGGCCACACGCCGGAAGACCACGATGGGTACCCGACCGACTTCATCCTCCCGCCGACCGGTCAGCCCGGGGCTGAAGCCATGGCGCGCAAGAGCATTGTCGGAGAGCGCGAATACGTCTATCCGATGAACCAGCGGGCCGCTACGTTGTGGTACCACGATCACCGCATGGGCTACACCGGCGCCGCCGTGTGGCGCGGCCTGGCCGGATTCCACTTGGTCCACGACGACGAGGAAGACGCGCTGCCCCTGCCGCGCGGCCGGCGGGACGTCCCGCTGATGATCACCGATCGCGCATTCGCCGCCGACGGCTCCTTCCGCTATCCGTCCGCTGACGGCGGCGGAGCAACCGGTGACTACATGAATGGCGTCCTCGGTGACGTCGTCCTCGTCAACGGCGCACCATGGCCGGTGCTGTCGACCGATCCCGCCCGTTACCGCCTGCGGCTGCTGAACGCATCCAACGCCCGCCGCTACCGGCTGCAGCTAGACCCGCAGCCACCCGGCGGCTCGGCGCTGGTGCAGATCGGCAGTGACGGCGGATTACTCGCCCGACCGGTAGGCCACGATTTCATCGACATCGCTCCGGCCGAACGGTTCGATGTTGTGGTCGATTTCGGCCGCTATGAGCCCGGATCAAAAGTGCGGTTGCTCAACCGGTTGGGTACCGAAAGCGCCGGCGAAGTCATGCGGTTCGACATCGAAGGCGCGGACCGTTCCGACGATTCGGCGATCCCCCACCGGCTCAGCGGAAGTGTCCCGGATGTGGACCCGCGCGGCGCCGTAACCACTCGAACGTTCGTCTTCCGTCTGGGCAGAAAGGGCGTATGGACGATCAACGACCTCTCCTATCAACCGGGCCGGTCGCTGGCGCGCCCTAAGCTCGGCACCACAGAAATCTGGCGGTTCATCACCGAGTTCCACCACCCTATTCACCTGCACCTGAATTCCTTCCGCGTGATCTCCCGCAACAACCGCGCACCGGATCGATTCGACACGGGGTGGAAGGACACCGTCGATGTCCGCCCAGCCGAAGCGGTTGAAGTCCTCACCCGGTTCACCGATTACGCGGGTTCCTACCTTCTGCACTGCCACAACCTCGAGCACGAAGACATGGCCATGATGGCCGACTTCCTGACCGTCGATTAA
- a CDS encoding MCE family protein, whose protein sequence is MERRRLRRGPPHKAVGLVTVAVMGLIGSLLYLQFRGDLTPTTKLTLMAARAGLVLDPGSKVTYNGVQIGRVERISETTRDGKPAAKLVLDITPRYLKLIPANVAATIKATTVFGNKYVALRSPAQPAAQSIAPAAVIEATSVTTEFNTVFETLMSIAEKVDPVKVNLTLSAAAQALTGLGDRFGASLVNGNTILDDVNPRMPEIRADAARLAALAETYARASPDLWGALDHAVTAARTLNRQQIDLDAALLAAAGLGGTGADIFGRGGPYLARGADDLVTSSQLLDEYSPEIFCTIRNFDEVGPRIHNALGDNGYSLGAHAAGAIAGAPNPYIWPENLPRTNARGGPGGRPGCWQTITRQLWPAPFLVMDTGASMAPYNHFELGSPLFVEHVWGRQLGDYTINP, encoded by the coding sequence ATGGAGCGTCGTCGCCTGCGGCGCGGGCCACCGCACAAGGCCGTCGGGCTCGTGACGGTGGCCGTCATGGGGTTGATCGGGTCGCTCCTGTACCTGCAGTTCCGGGGTGACCTCACTCCGACGACCAAGCTGACCCTAATGGCTGCGCGCGCCGGCCTGGTGCTGGATCCCGGCTCCAAGGTGACCTACAACGGAGTCCAGATCGGCCGGGTGGAGCGCATTTCCGAGACCACCCGCGACGGCAAGCCGGCGGCCAAGCTGGTGCTTGACATCACCCCGCGGTACCTCAAGCTGATCCCGGCCAACGTGGCGGCCACGATCAAAGCGACAACGGTATTCGGCAACAAATACGTCGCGTTGAGGTCACCGGCGCAGCCCGCGGCACAATCGATCGCGCCGGCGGCGGTGATCGAGGCGACGTCGGTGACCACCGAGTTCAATACCGTTTTCGAGACGCTCATGTCGATTGCGGAGAAAGTCGACCCGGTCAAGGTGAATCTGACGCTCAGCGCGGCCGCGCAAGCCCTGACCGGGTTGGGTGACAGGTTCGGTGCATCTCTGGTCAACGGCAACACGATCCTCGACGACGTCAATCCGCGGATGCCCGAAATACGCGCTGACGCTGCGCGATTGGCCGCTCTCGCTGAGACCTACGCCCGCGCGTCTCCCGACCTGTGGGGCGCGCTGGACCACGCGGTGACCGCGGCGCGCACGTTGAACCGGCAGCAAATCGATCTGGACGCGGCGCTGCTGGCGGCGGCCGGGCTGGGCGGCACGGGCGCCGACATCTTCGGACGCGGCGGCCCGTACCTGGCGCGGGGGGCCGACGATCTGGTCACCTCCAGCCAGCTGCTCGACGAGTACAGCCCGGAAATCTTCTGCACCATACGCAATTTCGACGAGGTCGGGCCCAGGATCCACAACGCCCTCGGCGACAACGGCTACTCGCTGGGCGCGCACGCTGCGGGCGCGATCGCCGGGGCTCCCAATCCCTATATCTGGCCGGAGAACCTGCCGCGGACCAATGCCAGGGGCGGTCCCGGCGGGCGGCCGGGCTGCTGGCAGACGATCACCCGGCAGTTGTGGCCGGCGCCGTTTCTGGTGATGGACACCGGCGCAAGCATGGCTCCCTACAACCATTTCGAACTGGGCTCGCCACTCTTCGTCGAGCACGTGTGGGGCCGCCAGTTGGGCGACTACACCATCAACCCGTGA
- a CDS encoding nitroreductase family deazaflavin-dependent oxidoreductase, with amino-acid sequence MSRPTPPRWLKPMNKFMIALQRIGVPTGPPMVLTVPGRKTGRPRSTPMTPFTLDGQLYAVAGFPGADWALNARAAGAGTLGKGRKTRHVKITELTAAQARPVLRQYPAEVPIGVGFLKRSGLVRQGNPEEVEALAGRIAVFRLDPIAAN; translated from the coding sequence ATGTCCCGCCCGACGCCCCCTCGTTGGCTCAAGCCGATGAACAAGTTCATGATCGCGCTGCAAAGAATCGGCGTACCGACTGGACCACCCATGGTTTTGACGGTGCCGGGCCGCAAAACGGGTCGACCGCGCAGCACGCCGATGACACCGTTCACGCTGGATGGGCAGCTTTATGCGGTGGCCGGGTTTCCCGGTGCCGATTGGGCGCTCAACGCCCGCGCCGCCGGCGCAGGAACGCTCGGCAAGGGCCGAAAGACACGGCACGTGAAGATAACTGAGCTGACTGCCGCGCAGGCTCGCCCGGTGTTGCGCCAATATCCGGCCGAAGTGCCGATCGGTGTTGGCTTTTTGAAACGCTCCGGACTGGTGCGTCAAGGCAATCCCGAAGAGGTCGAGGCGCTGGCCGGTCGCATCGCCGTGTTCCGGCTGGACCCGATCGCGGCGAACTGA
- a CDS encoding DoxX family protein, whose protein sequence is MHTAYLVVTIFAIGLNAFSGVSALVHFAPILPPMQRAGVPVSWLTFPIGTLKTLGALGLIAGLWVPPLGIAAAAGLTIFFVCAMYTHVLADDISGQFAFAGFLLALNVATFALTALVHPVVI, encoded by the coding sequence ATGCACACCGCATACCTCGTCGTGACGATCTTCGCCATCGGTCTCAACGCATTCTCCGGCGTCAGCGCGCTGGTCCACTTCGCACCGATCCTGCCACCCATGCAGCGGGCCGGGGTGCCGGTGTCCTGGCTTACGTTTCCCATCGGCACTCTGAAAACCCTGGGCGCCCTTGGGCTTATCGCCGGCCTGTGGGTTCCGCCCCTCGGCATCGCCGCGGCAGCCGGACTGACCATCTTCTTTGTCTGCGCGATGTACACCCATGTGCTCGCCGACGACATCTCCGGGCAGTTCGCATTCGCCGGGTTCCTGCTCGCACTCAACGTCGCGACCTTCGCGCTCACCGCGCTCGTCCACCCTGTCGTCATCTAG
- the purL gene encoding phosphoribosylformylglycinamidine synthase subunit PurL gives MTVSGTSARTQAIDTVEHAAASPDQPQPFAELGLKEDEYERIRQILGRRPTDTELAMYSVMWSEHCSYKSSKVHLRYFGETTTDEMRAGMLAGIGENAGVVDIGDGWAVTFKVESHNHPSYVEPYQGAATGVGGIVRDIMAMGARPVAVMDQLRFGAADAPDTRRVVDGVVRGIGGYGNSLGLPNIGGETVFDACYAGNPLVNAMCVGVLRQEDLHLAFASGAGNKIILFGARTGLDGIGGVSVLASDTFDSTGSRKKLPSVQVGDPFMEKVLIECCLELYAGGLVIGIQDLGGAGLACATSELASAGDGGMAVELDTVPLRAKEMTPAEVLCSESQERMCAVVAPQNVDAFMAVCRKWEVLATVIGEVTDGERLRITWRGETVVDVPPRTVAHEGPVYQRPVARPESQDALNADRSTSLPRPTTGEELRATLLALLGSPHLCSRAFITEQYDRYVRGNTVLAEHADGGVLRVDETTGRGIALSTDASGRYTLLDPYAGAQLALAEAYRNVAVTGATPVAVTNCLNFGSPEDPGVMWQFSQAVRGLADGCAALGIPVTGGNVSFYNQTGSAAILPTPVVGVLGVLDDVARRIPTGLGTEPGETLMLLGDTRDEFDGSIWAQVTGDHLGGLPPAVDLAREKLLADVLSAASRDGLVSAAHDLSEGGLAQAIVEAALAGETGCRIVLPEGPDPFVTLFSESAGRVLVAVPRTEESRFRAMCEARGLPAMRIGVVDEASDAVEVQGLFSVSLSELRETSEAVLPRLFG, from the coding sequence GTGACTGTCTCCGGGACGAGCGCCCGCACCCAGGCGATCGACACCGTCGAGCACGCCGCCGCCAGCCCCGACCAACCGCAGCCGTTCGCCGAGCTGGGCCTCAAAGAGGACGAGTACGAGCGGATCCGCCAGATCCTGGGCCGCAGACCCACCGACACCGAGCTGGCGATGTACTCGGTGATGTGGAGCGAGCACTGCTCCTACAAGTCGTCGAAGGTGCACCTGCGCTACTTCGGCGAGACCACAACCGACGAGATGCGCGCGGGCATGCTGGCCGGCATCGGCGAGAACGCCGGCGTCGTCGACATCGGCGACGGCTGGGCGGTCACCTTCAAGGTGGAGTCGCACAACCACCCGTCCTACGTCGAGCCCTACCAGGGCGCGGCCACCGGCGTGGGCGGCATCGTGCGCGACATCATGGCCATGGGCGCGCGACCGGTCGCCGTGATGGACCAGCTGCGGTTCGGCGCCGCCGACGCGCCCGACACCCGCCGCGTGGTCGACGGCGTTGTCCGCGGCATCGGCGGCTATGGCAATTCGCTGGGCCTGCCCAACATCGGCGGCGAGACCGTTTTCGACGCATGCTACGCCGGAAACCCGTTGGTGAACGCGATGTGTGTGGGCGTATTACGCCAGGAGGACCTGCATTTGGCGTTCGCCTCCGGCGCGGGGAACAAGATCATTCTGTTCGGCGCGCGGACGGGACTCGACGGCATCGGCGGGGTGTCGGTGCTGGCGTCGGACACGTTCGATTCCACCGGATCCCGCAAGAAGCTGCCCTCGGTTCAGGTGGGCGACCCCTTCATGGAGAAGGTGCTCATCGAGTGCTGCCTCGAGCTGTACGCGGGCGGCCTGGTGATCGGTATCCAGGACCTCGGCGGGGCCGGATTGGCTTGCGCCACCTCCGAATTGGCATCGGCCGGGGACGGCGGGATGGCGGTCGAACTCGACACGGTGCCGCTGCGGGCCAAGGAGATGACACCCGCCGAGGTGCTCTGCAGCGAGTCGCAGGAGCGCATGTGCGCGGTGGTCGCCCCGCAGAACGTGGACGCCTTCATGGCGGTGTGCCGCAAATGGGAGGTGTTGGCCACGGTCATCGGCGAGGTCACCGACGGTGAGCGGTTGCGGATCACCTGGCGGGGCGAGACGGTCGTCGACGTGCCGCCGCGCACCGTCGCGCACGAGGGCCCGGTGTACCAGCGCCCGGTCGCGCGGCCCGAATCCCAGGACGCCCTGAACGCCGACCGGTCGACCAGCCTGCCGCGACCGACGACGGGGGAGGAGCTGCGCGCGACTTTGCTTGCCCTGCTGGGCAGCCCGCACCTGTGCAGCCGCGCATTCATCACCGAACAGTACGACCGTTACGTGCGCGGCAACACCGTGCTGGCCGAGCACGCCGATGGCGGCGTGTTGCGCGTCGACGAAACCACCGGCCGCGGCATCGCGCTGTCGACCGATGCGTCGGGGCGCTACACGCTGCTCGATCCCTACGCGGGGGCCCAGCTCGCGCTGGCCGAGGCGTACCGCAACGTCGCTGTCACCGGCGCCACCCCGGTCGCGGTGACCAACTGCCTAAACTTCGGCTCACCGGAGGATCCCGGCGTGATGTGGCAGTTCTCGCAGGCGGTGCGGGGGCTGGCCGATGGGTGTGCGGCGCTCGGCATTCCGGTGACCGGTGGCAACGTCAGCTTCTACAACCAGACCGGGTCGGCGGCGATCCTGCCCACGCCGGTGGTCGGCGTGCTCGGCGTGCTCGATGACGTCGCCCGGCGCATCCCCACCGGCCTGGGCACCGAGCCGGGCGAGACCCTGATGCTGCTGGGCGATACGCGCGACGAGTTCGACGGTTCGATTTGGGCGCAGGTGACCGGCGACCATCTCGGTGGGTTGCCGCCCGCGGTCGACCTGGCGCGCGAAAAGCTGCTGGCCGACGTGCTGAGCGCGGCTTCCCGGGACGGGCTGGTGTCGGCGGCGCACGACCTGTCCGAAGGCGGGCTCGCGCAGGCGATCGTGGAGGCGGCGCTCGCGGGTGAAACCGGGTGCCGCATCGTGCTTCCCGAGGGACCCGATCCGTTCGTGACGTTGTTTTCGGAGTCGGCGGGCCGGGTCCTGGTGGCGGTGCCGCGTACCGAGGAGAGCCGGTTCCGGGCGATGTGCGAGGCGCGCGGACTGCCCGCGATGCGCATCGGCGTCGTCGATGAGGCCTCCGATGCGGTGGAGGTTCAGGGTCTGTTCAGTGTTTCGCTGTCGGAACTGCGCGAGACGTCCGAGGCGGTGCTGCCGCGCCTCTTCGGATGA